The genomic segment GTAGATCTTGCACGTGGAAGCGTTGAAGTAGTATATAATGCTCCTGCAACAGTAGAAGAAATCAAAAGCTGTATAGAGAATACAGGACATGATGCTAGATAAAAGAAAATATCTTTTTAGATTTGTTGCTAAAGAGGAATGTATTTAGGTTTACATTCCTCTTTAGTTTTTATGTAAATATAAAATTTAACCAGGATTAGCCTTCTATTATTTTTACATAAAACATTCTATCTCTAGGACCATCAAACTCACAGAAATATACGTTTTGCCATCGTCCTAAAATTAGATTGCCATTATTTAAAATAAGAGTTTGTGAAGCACCTACTGTTGAAGATTTTAGGTGAGAATGTGAATTCCCTTCAAAATGCTTATAATTCGGATCTGTGGTTGGGTAAATTTTTTCAAAACCATATATTAAATCGCTAACTACATCTGGATCTGCATTTTCATTTATAGTTATTCCAGCGGTAGTATGAGGGCAATAAACTACTATGATTCCATTTCTAATATTACTGTTTTTAATATCTTCTCTTATATAAGAAGTTATATCAACCATCGATTGTCTAGGTTTAATTTCGAGGGAGTGTTTAAATAAATTTGACATAATAAAGCCTCCTTAACATTGTTTTTACATAATATTATAATATACCAATTATGTAAATATATAAACAATTTTATAAGTCTATATTGTAATAATAGACTTAGATTTTAGATTCTAATGAACCAGATGATTTATTGGAAGTAGAATGCAGAAACTTAATTGAACCATATATGCAGCAGTGTAATTGAATTTTTTTATTCTCTAGGAATTTTAAGTCTATTTTATAAATTATGTTAATAAAAATAATAGTAAATATAGATTTTTGATTTGGAGAGGATAAGAAAATGATAAAAACTATTAGTTTTAAATATATATTAATGTTAGGAACTTTATTAAGTATTGTATTTGCACTTCAATTAATTTATGATGTAAAGGCAAATGGAGAATGGGTATATGTAAACAATAGCTGGCGATATTATAGTGGTCCCGAACAAAAT from the Clostridium beijerinckii genome contains:
- a CDS encoding heavy-metal-associated domain-containing protein, whose protein sequence is MERIHYNVDGLANENMKTQVKNALEKIQGVDKVCVDLARGSVEVVYNAPATVEEIKSCIENTGHDAR
- a CDS encoding secondary thiamine-phosphate synthase enzyme YjbQ, yielding MSNLFKHSLEIKPRQSMVDITSYIREDIKNSNIRNGIIVVYCPHTTAGITINENADPDVVSDLIYGFEKIYPTTDPNYKHFEGNSHSHLKSSTVGASQTLILNNGNLILGRWQNVYFCEFDGPRDRMFYVKIIEG